One genomic region from Spirochaetota bacterium encodes:
- a CDS encoding polyribonucleotide nucleotidyltransferase has product MFNIKTISRKIGEHEISLETGKIARQAGGGVIVRYAGNAMLVTVCSSSDPTDGDFFPLTVHFQEKFYSVGRIPGGFFRREAKPSDNSTLMARQIDRPIRPLFPAGFRNEVQIIVTLIDSDLTYTTEGMGILGAAAALAISPIPLQELTSGVKIAWHPDWGFKINPSLENIKASKLDMLVGGTRAGVCMVEGGGDEVSEEIILEALNIAQKSILEQIIMIEEFAKLVNPTKLEVIVPESKFTEEQKKAFKEFAYNKIKEISNENDKHRRSSNLKNVFTNTFAHFQIDKDHEAHRELKHMLENWEVEIIRHQILIEKVRTDGRKLTEIRPINIELDLFKGLHGSALFTRGQTQSLGVVTLGMPKDELLIDSVENKAVYSKRFFLHYNFPPYSVGEVKRLGGLSRREIGHGYLAERALVAVLPDSNVFPYTIRFVSEITESNGSSSMASVCSGSLSMMAAGVPLKAPVAGIAMGLVWDKSTNDYTVLSDIQGLEDHHGDMDFKVAGSVHGITAIQMDLKTAGIPEEIMKKALSQAKEGRMHILKIMEKTIIEGRSTVSNSAPKVQKMSIETDQIGNVIGSGGRVIKKMMVEFDTEINIDDNGTVTISGNDLDQIEANMKVIERLTKGFNPDEAITGPITRKEAFGVFLEILPGTQALLHISKMEADLHSLEIGDNITVFFKNVDEKKRINVYQINKDVEEPRRERRNFGDRGGDRGGYNGGGDRGGYKGDRSYKNDRDDSSKGHTPDSGF; this is encoded by the coding sequence TTGTTTAATATCAAAACTATTTCCCGTAAAATCGGAGAACATGAAATCTCTCTCGAAACAGGAAAAATTGCTCGTCAAGCTGGTGGTGGAGTAATTGTAAGATATGCAGGTAATGCTATGTTAGTTACCGTATGCTCTTCTTCAGATCCAACAGATGGTGATTTCTTTCCATTAACTGTACATTTTCAAGAGAAATTTTACTCTGTAGGGCGTATTCCTGGTGGATTCTTCCGTCGTGAAGCAAAACCTTCTGATAATTCTACTCTAATGGCTAGACAAATAGACAGGCCTATCCGACCTTTATTCCCTGCAGGTTTTAGAAATGAAGTTCAAATAATTGTAACACTTATTGATTCTGATCTTACTTATACTACAGAGGGAATGGGTATTTTAGGAGCAGCAGCAGCTCTTGCGATCTCACCAATACCTTTACAAGAACTAACTAGTGGTGTAAAAATTGCTTGGCATCCAGATTGGGGATTCAAAATCAATCCTAGTTTAGAAAATATTAAAGCTTCCAAACTAGATATGCTTGTTGGTGGAACTAGAGCTGGTGTTTGTATGGTTGAGGGTGGCGGTGATGAAGTTTCAGAAGAAATTATTCTTGAAGCATTAAACATCGCTCAAAAATCAATCCTTGAACAAATTATTATGATAGAAGAATTTGCAAAACTAGTAAATCCTACCAAATTAGAAGTAATAGTTCCAGAATCTAAATTCACAGAAGAGCAGAAAAAAGCATTTAAAGAATTTGCTTATAATAAAATTAAAGAAATCTCTAATGAAAATGACAAACATCGTCGATCTTCTAATCTTAAGAATGTATTTACAAATACTTTTGCTCATTTTCAAATTGACAAAGACCATGAAGCTCATAGAGAATTAAAACATATGCTTGAAAATTGGGAAGTCGAAATTATTCGGCATCAAATTCTTATTGAAAAAGTTCGTACTGATGGTCGTAAGCTTACAGAAATTCGTCCTATTAACATAGAGTTGGATCTTTTCAAAGGACTCCACGGCTCTGCATTATTTACGCGTGGTCAAACACAAAGTTTAGGTGTGGTTACTCTCGGTATGCCAAAAGATGAATTGCTTATTGATTCTGTAGAAAACAAAGCAGTATATTCCAAGCGTTTTTTCCTTCATTATAACTTTCCACCATATTCTGTAGGTGAAGTGAAGCGTCTTGGTGGATTATCACGCCGTGAGATCGGACATGGATATCTTGCAGAAAGAGCTCTTGTAGCTGTTCTTCCAGACTCTAATGTGTTTCCTTACACTATTCGTTTTGTATCAGAAATTACAGAATCTAATGGATCATCATCTATGGCATCTGTCTGTTCAGGATCTTTGTCTATGATGGCTGCTGGCGTTCCTCTAAAAGCTCCTGTAGCTGGTATCGCTATGGGTCTCGTATGGGATAAAAGCACTAATGATTACACTGTTCTTTCTGATATTCAAGGGTTAGAAGACCATCATGGAGATATGGATTTCAAAGTAGCTGGTTCTGTACACGGAATTACAGCAATTCAAATGGATCTTAAAACAGCTGGAATACCAGAAGAAATTATGAAAAAAGCTCTTTCTCAAGCCAAAGAAGGAAGAATGCATATATTAAAAATTATGGAAAAAACAATTATAGAAGGAAGGTCAACTGTGTCTAATTCAGCACCTAAAGTACAAAAAATGTCTATTGAGACAGATCAAATCGGAAATGTTATCGGTTCTGGTGGTCGTGTAATCAAAAAAATGATGGTAGAGTTTGATACAGAAATCAATATCGATGATAATGGTACTGTTACAATTTCTGGAAACGATCTAGATCAAATTGAAGCTAATATGAAAGTTATTGAACGCTTAACAAAAGGTTTTAATCCAGACGAAGCTATCACAGGTCCTATTACTCGTAAAGAAGCATTTGGTGTATTTTTAGAAATATTACCAGGAACTCAAGCTCTTCTTCATATATCAAAAATGGAAGCAGATCTTCATTCTTTAGAAATTGGAGATAATATTACTGTATTCTTCAAAAATGTAGATGAGAAAAAACGTATTAATGTTTATCAAATAAACAAAGATGTTGAAGAACCTCGTCGTGAGCGTCGTAATTTTGGAGACCGTGGTGGAGATCGTGGTGGATACAATGGCGGTGGAGATCGTGGTGGATACAAAGGAGATCGTAGCTACAAAAACGATCGTGATGATTCTTCAAAAGGTCATACTCCAGATTCTGGATTTTAA
- the tpiA gene encoding triose-phosphate isomerase yields MKSLMAGNWKMHKTIAEGVAFVNELKKQLQDRPERGVLICVPATMLHAVAEAAKGSAIMVGSEDMYFEDKGAFTGEISPLMVKDAGATVTLVGHSERRVIFGETDLVVNKKIKAALAHGILPVLCVGESLEEREAGKLELVLSTQIKGAFEGISAADASKIVIAYEPVWAIGTGKTASPQDADDAHGMARMIVSSIYGSDLADNMAILYGGSVKADNVDELMAMENINGALVGGASLEVESFARIANFTCGGNCSCANK; encoded by the coding sequence ATGAAATCATTAATGGCTGGAAATTGGAAAATGCATAAAACTATCGCTGAAGGGGTAGCATTTGTCAATGAATTAAAAAAACAACTGCAGGACAGACCTGAGCGTGGGGTACTTATATGTGTGCCAGCTACAATGTTGCATGCTGTTGCAGAAGCAGCTAAAGGATCTGCTATCATGGTAGGATCTGAAGATATGTATTTTGAAGACAAAGGTGCTTTTACTGGTGAAATTTCACCTTTAATGGTAAAAGATGCTGGAGCAACAGTAACATTAGTAGGTCATTCTGAAAGACGCGTTATTTTTGGAGAAACAGATCTTGTAGTAAACAAAAAAATCAAAGCTGCACTAGCTCATGGTATTTTACCTGTATTATGTGTTGGTGAAAGTTTGGAAGAGCGTGAAGCTGGAAAATTAGAACTTGTACTATCTACACAAATTAAAGGGGCTTTTGAAGGTATTTCTGCTGCCGATGCAAGTAAAATCGTTATTGCTTATGAACCTGTGTGGGCTATAGGAACTGGTAAAACAGCATCGCCTCAAGATGCTGATGATGCTCATGGAATGGCTCGCATGATTGTTTCTAGTATTTATGGAAGTGATCTTGCTGACAATATGGCTATTCTTTATGGTGGATCTGTAAAAGCTGATAATGTTGATGAATTAATGGCTATGGAAAATATTAATGGTGCATTAGTTGGTGGTGCTTCTCTCGAAGTAGAAAGTTTTGCTCGTATTGCTAATTTTACTTGTGGTGGTAATTGTTCTTGCGCTAATAAATAA
- a CDS encoding DUF979 domain-containing protein, translating into MQSIILEIMYIFGGGVALSTGFYALKDKDNTARVGTTIFWLLFGTIFVVGKYIPSLVIGIFVLIMGFLTATKQVKMSVMSDSSAEYKQLKSLEVGNNIWIPTLCIGVGAIILASFENIGGLAGLGISSLVAFLIAIYLTKDSIKTGYFHDAPRLLHGMGAAVILPQLLGSLGAIFSKVGVGDVVANLMSGLVPIGNHLLGVVLYCVSMVLFTIIMGNGFAAFAVITAGIGIPFVINQGGDPAVVGALGLTAGYCGTLMTPMAANFNVVPISILEIKDKYKIIKIQFPFALILLCLHIVLMYFLAF; encoded by the coding sequence ATGCAATCAATAATTTTAGAAATAATGTATATTTTTGGTGGTGGTGTAGCTCTTAGTACTGGATTTTATGCCTTGAAAGACAAAGATAATACAGCTCGTGTTGGAACAACAATCTTTTGGTTATTATTTGGTACTATATTTGTAGTAGGTAAATATATCCCCTCTTTAGTTATTGGTATTTTTGTGTTAATTATGGGATTTCTAACAGCTACAAAACAAGTTAAAATGTCTGTAATGTCAGATTCTTCAGCAGAATATAAACAATTAAAAAGCTTAGAAGTAGGTAATAATATTTGGATTCCTACTTTATGTATAGGTGTGGGAGCTATAATACTAGCTTCGTTCGAAAATATAGGTGGTTTAGCTGGTTTAGGGATAAGCTCTCTTGTAGCATTTTTAATAGCTATATATCTTACTAAAGATTCTATAAAAACAGGTTATTTTCATGATGCTCCAAGACTCCTTCATGGAATGGGAGCAGCTGTTATTTTACCACAATTATTAGGATCTTTGGGTGCTATTTTTTCAAAGGTAGGTGTTGGTGATGTAGTAGCAAATCTTATGTCTGGTCTTGTTCCTATTGGTAATCACTTACTTGGAGTTGTTTTGTATTGTGTTTCTATGGTACTGTTTACTATAATTATGGGTAATGGATTTGCAGCCTTTGCAGTGATTACTGCAGGTATAGGAATACCATTTGTAATCAATCAAGGTGGTGACCCAGCAGTTGTAGGGGCTTTAGGATTGACTGCAGGTTATTGTGGTACTTTGATGACACCTATGGCAGCTAATTTTAATGTGGTTCCAATTTCTATTCTGGAAATAAAAGATAAATATAAAATTATTAAAATTCAATTTCCATTCGCATTAATATTACTATGTTTGCATATTGTATTGATGTATTTTTTAGCATTTTAA
- a CDS encoding ankyrin repeat domain-containing protein, giving the protein MRNKSNIFESSSKGNLESVQEYIEKGIDVNTKDDKGFTPLMKAARNGHLEVVQYLIEKGAEINTLDKDGRTAWMTASRYGQIDVVEFLTKDGVDFNTQDDFFKSTALMFASYNGHMEVIKYLIANGADIHIENEDGETAVKIARKNRHVEVTRYLVEQGA; this is encoded by the coding sequence ATGAGAAATAAATCGAATATATTTGAGAGTTCATCTAAGGGTAACTTGGAAAGTGTGCAAGAATATATTGAAAAGGGCATTGATGTTAATACAAAAGATGATAAAGGTTTCACCCCTTTGATGAAAGCTGCAAGAAATGGACATTTGGAAGTAGTACAATATTTAATTGAAAAAGGTGCTGAGATTAATACTTTGGATAAAGATGGTAGAACAGCTTGGATGACAGCATCCAGATATGGGCAAATAGATGTCGTAGAATTTCTTACAAAAGATGGAGTTGATTTTAATACTCAGGATGATTTTTTCAAAAGCACAGCATTGATGTTTGCTTCTTATAATGGACATATGGAAGTTATTAAATATTTGATAGCAAATGGTGCTGATATTCATATTGAAAATGAAGATGGTGAAACAGCAGTAAAAATAGCTAGAAAAAATAGACATGTAGAAGTCACAAGATATTTAGTAGAGCAGGGAGCATAG
- a CDS encoding GNAT family N-acetyltransferase: protein MSLYIFETERLGFRLWQKKDTTPFINLGQDVAGMIFFSRLYTPAESYAKMCEYIVFLEDHGYGFWAVDYKENGEFIGTIGFNHPSIEAFFTPCVQIGWCLKKEYWGQGLATEGAKAALEYIEKHSDLSEIYAYTIKQNQPSINVMQKIHMEFLEEFVPKYGDETVKYVAFHKLLNKK, encoded by the coding sequence ATGTCTCTATATATTTTTGAAACAGAAAGACTTGGTTTTCGTTTGTGGCAAAAAAAAGACACAACTCCTTTTATTAATTTGGGACAGGATGTAGCTGGAATGATTTTTTTCTCTCGTCTTTATACGCCTGCAGAATCTTATGCTAAAATGTGTGAATATATTGTTTTTTTAGAAGATCATGGTTATGGTTTTTGGGCAGTAGATTACAAAGAAAATGGTGAATTTATTGGAACGATAGGATTTAATCACCCTAGTATTGAAGCTTTTTTTACTCCTTGTGTCCAAATCGGCTGGTGTTTAAAAAAAGAATATTGGGGACAAGGTCTGGCTACAGAAGGGGCAAAAGCTGCCTTAGAGTATATTGAGAAGCATAGTGATCTTTCTGAAATATATGCGTATACTATCAAACAAAATCAACCCTCAATTAATGTAATGCAAAAGATACACATGGAATTTCTAGAAGAATTTGTACCGAAGTACGGTGATGAAACAGTTAAATATGTAGCTTTTCATAAACTGTTAAATAAAAAATAA
- a CDS encoding HrgA protein, which translates to MTFLELIERVLQESDIPLHYKQIWTNAVDKGYDKQLPIPNQGSRLTPWDTIGARLSVDRKKQDSIFIKTDKGFFWLKSKITPDKDLEQLEKKSEHDYEKSIGIEKIKEKDLHVILTQYLYNQSIYTKTINASTSSSKLGEMKWGTPDMVGVIFSEFLPILKKICTQLNINTIEFFAYELKVKLNSSNLTEYFFQAVSNSSWANEAWLVALDIQEDISAELERLNQSFGVGILKLDLNNPDSSKVLYPAKKRNSLDLNTMNKLINNKDFDSFLQNISSVITADDKEKRLEELIILKQLDTFSTKE; encoded by the coding sequence ATGACTTTTTTAGAATTAATTGAACGCGTATTACAAGAAAGTGATATACCATTACATTATAAACAGATTTGGACTAATGCGGTTGATAAAGGCTATGATAAACAATTACCCATTCCGAATCAGGGAAGCCGTCTAACACCATGGGATACTATAGGAGCACGCTTATCTGTTGATAGAAAAAAACAAGATTCTATTTTTATAAAAACAGATAAAGGTTTTTTTTGGCTCAAATCTAAAATAACACCTGATAAAGACTTAGAGCAATTAGAAAAAAAGAGTGAACATGATTATGAAAAATCTATAGGTATTGAAAAAATAAAAGAAAAAGATCTTCATGTTATTCTTACTCAATATCTTTATAATCAATCAATCTATACCAAAACAATCAATGCTAGTACTAGCTCTTCCAAATTAGGAGAAATGAAATGGGGTACTCCTGATATGGTTGGAGTGATATTTTCAGAATTTCTTCCAATACTCAAGAAAATATGTACACAATTAAATATCAATACGATAGAATTTTTTGCTTATGAATTAAAAGTAAAATTAAATTCTTCTAATTTAACAGAGTACTTTTTTCAAGCAGTGTCAAATTCATCATGGGCAAATGAAGCTTGGTTAGTAGCTTTAGATATTCAAGAAGATATTTCTGCTGAATTAGAAAGATTAAATCAATCTTTTGGTGTTGGAATATTGAAATTAGATCTTAATAATCCAGATAGTTCTAAAGTTCTTTATCCTGCGAAAAAAAGAAACTCTTTAGATCTGAATACAATGAATAAATTAATAAATAATAAGGATTTTGATAGTTTTTTACAGAATATAAGTAGTGTTATTACTGCCGATGATAAAGAAAAACGATTAGAAGAGTTGATTATATTAAAACAATTAGATACTTTTAGTACAAAAGAATAA
- a CDS encoding GNAT family N-acetyltransferase encodes MSAVTIRVADIQNDFQYIMPLLYDLQKQHTQALPKLFRNVKSYEEFITLIEEFDDQEDKIRLAKELDFFLLFEKDNIVIACAYVQDKIRVTDIAFLGSHYLFVACFIVDSLYRGQGLGQMCFTNLKKWAINRGYTQIELSVLHNNKSAISLYETAGLTKELLTMSCKLTRSIEEK; translated from the coding sequence ATGTCAGCTGTAACAATCCGTGTCGCAGATATACAAAATGATTTTCAATATATTATGCCATTACTCTATGATCTTCAAAAACAACATACACAGGCTCTTCCCAAGTTATTTCGAAATGTTAAAAGTTATGAAGAATTTATCACTCTTATAGAAGAGTTTGATGATCAAGAAGATAAGATAAGATTAGCTAAAGAATTAGATTTTTTTTTATTATTTGAAAAAGATAATATAGTAATAGCCTGTGCTTATGTTCAAGATAAAATACGAGTTACTGATATTGCTTTTTTAGGATCACATTATCTTTTTGTAGCTTGTTTTATCGTGGATTCTCTTTATAGAGGTCAAGGGTTGGGACAAATGTGTTTTACAAATCTCAAAAAATGGGCTATCAATAGAGGTTATACTCAAATAGAATTATCAGTTCTTCATAATAACAAATCAGCTATATCTTTATATGAAACTGCAGGATTAACAAAAGAATTGTTAACAATGAGTTGCAAATTAACAAGATCTATAGAAGAAAAATAA
- a CDS encoding GNAT family N-acetyltransferase translates to MLENHQVYLFETERLGFRYWEIEDSSFYISLCQNSDVMKFFPKVLSDQDAVGEMFYLDDQLRDNGFGFWAVEEKLTKTLIGTIGIQKVPFEAFFTPAMEIGWRIATKYWKQGIAIEAATRVLKYAQEKNITNKIVSFTAKNNISSQAVMKKLKMSYVSEFNHPKLDKDHPLSVHILYEKYL, encoded by the coding sequence ATGTTAGAAAACCACCAAGTTTATCTTTTTGAGACAGAGCGATTGGGATTTCGATATTGGGAAATAGAAGATAGTTCGTTTTATATTTCTTTGTGTCAAAATAGTGATGTGATGAAATTTTTTCCTAAAGTATTATCTGATCAAGACGCTGTAGGGGAAATGTTTTATTTAGATGATCAGCTAAGAGATAATGGTTTTGGTTTTTGGGCTGTAGAAGAAAAATTGACAAAAACATTGATAGGTACTATAGGAATACAAAAAGTTCCTTTTGAAGCTTTTTTTACACCAGCGATGGAGATAGGATGGCGAATAGCCACAAAATATTGGAAGCAAGGAATTGCTATAGAAGCAGCTACTCGTGTATTAAAATATGCCCAAGAAAAAAATATTACGAACAAGATAGTATCTTTTACTGCAAAAAATAATATTTCGTCTCAAGCAGTAATGAAAAAATTAAAAATGTCTTATGTAAGTGAATTTAATCACCCTAAATTAGACAAAGATCACCCTTTGTCGGTACATATATTATATGAGAAATATTTATAA
- a CDS encoding phosphoglycerate kinase, whose translation MTKKTIKDMDLKGKSVIMRVDFNVPMTGDAQSRTITDDTRVKGALPTIKYALENGAKKLVLMSHLGDPKKEEKKASEKEGFNASTFATEIAKKLSLKPVAEHLSTLLGKTVKMAPATFGADVEKMIAELKDGEILMLENTRFNKEETSKDATERAKMGESLAKGMDVFINDAFGTAHRAHASTEAIAKFLPAAAGLLMEKELNFLEDKVLKNPEHPFVAIVGGAKVSSKIGVIENLLDKTDAIIIGGGMAYTFFKAMGYSVGTSLVEDDQIDTAKKIMAAAKAKNVKFLLPTDVVVADKFAPDAASQIVNADAIPEGWMGLDAGPKSIEEVIAVLKTAKTIFWNGPLGVFEFDKFANGTDAVSKTLAELPNALTIIGGGDSVAAVNKAGLADKMSHISTGGGASMELIEGKEMPGVAALNDLSCSCNKH comes from the coding sequence ATTACAAAAAAAACCATCAAAGATATGGATTTAAAAGGTAAATCTGTAATTATGCGTGTAGATTTTAATGTCCCTATGACTGGAGACGCGCAGTCTAGAACTATCACTGACGATACTCGTGTTAAAGGTGCTTTACCAACAATCAAATATGCGCTTGAAAATGGAGCTAAAAAATTAGTATTGATGAGTCATCTCGGAGATCCAAAAAAAGAAGAAAAAAAAGCATCTGAAAAAGAAGGCTTTAATGCATCAACATTTGCTACAGAAATAGCTAAAAAATTATCTCTAAAACCTGTTGCTGAACACTTATCAACATTACTTGGTAAAACTGTAAAAATGGCACCAGCTACTTTTGGTGCTGATGTTGAAAAAATGATTGCTGAATTAAAAGATGGTGAAATTCTTATGCTTGAAAACACTCGTTTTAACAAAGAAGAAACTTCCAAAGATGCTACTGAAAGAGCTAAAATGGGTGAATCTTTGGCTAAAGGAATGGATGTTTTTATCAACGATGCTTTTGGTACAGCTCACAGAGCTCATGCTTCTACAGAGGCTATTGCCAAATTCTTACCTGCGGCTGCTGGATTATTAATGGAAAAAGAATTAAATTTCTTAGAAGATAAAGTCCTTAAAAATCCTGAACATCCCTTTGTTGCTATTGTTGGAGGCGCAAAAGTTTCTTCAAAAATCGGTGTTATTGAAAATTTGCTTGACAAAACTGATGCTATTATTATTGGTGGTGGGATGGCTTATACATTCTTCAAGGCAATGGGGTATAGTGTAGGTACTTCTTTAGTAGAAGATGATCAAATCGATACAGCAAAAAAAATTATGGCTGCTGCAAAAGCAAAAAATGTTAAATTTTTATTACCTACAGATGTAGTAGTAGCGGACAAATTTGCACCTGATGCAGCCTCACAAATTGTCAACGCTGATGCAATCCCTGAAGGCTGGATGGGATTAGATGCGGGTCCTAAATCTATTGAAGAAGTTATTGCTGTTCTTAAAACTGCAAAAACTATTTTTTGGAATGGACCTTTGGGTGTTTTTGAATTTGATAAATTTGCTAATGGTACCGATGCCGTTTCAAAAACTCTTGCTGAATTACCAAATGCATTAACTATTATTGGTGGTGGAGATTCTGTCGCAGCTGTTAATAAAGCTGGTTTAGCCGACAAAATGTCACATATTTCTACTGGTGGTGGGGCTTCTATGGAGCTTATTGAAGGTAAGGAAATGCCTGGTGTTGCAGCTCTTAATGATCTATCTTGCTCTTGTAACAAACATTAA
- a CDS encoding DUF969 domain-containing protein: MIKLIGVLIILIGSILKLDIIAVVILAGVITGLVSGLNITELLTILGESFFNTRYMSIFLFTLPVLGVLEKNGLKNTATRLITKIKTATTDNILNFYTFARITMTMFGIRLGGHIQFVRPILYPMLESVANKQHDLSQDKEDTLKAMACAVDNYANFFGQNVFIANAGVLLIVGTLQEMGIPVLNVDVAKVSFYIAFSVILLTPLQTMMVKKYLQRKD, from the coding sequence ATGATAAAACTTATTGGTGTATTAATAATCTTAATCGGATCTATTCTTAAATTAGATATAATAGCTGTTGTTATTTTAGCTGGTGTTATTACAGGTTTAGTCTCAGGATTAAATATTACAGAATTACTTACGATTTTGGGAGAATCATTTTTTAATACAAGATATATGTCTATTTTTCTTTTCACGCTTCCTGTTTTAGGAGTTTTAGAAAAAAATGGATTAAAAAATACAGCTACTCGATTAATTACAAAGATTAAAACGGCAACAACAGATAATATCCTTAATTTTTATACTTTTGCTCGTATTACAATGACTATGTTTGGTATTCGATTGGGAGGGCATATTCAATTTGTTAGACCTATTTTGTACCCTATGTTAGAAAGTGTTGCTAATAAACAGCATGATTTATCACAAGATAAAGAAGATACACTAAAAGCAATGGCTTGTGCTGTTGATAACTATGCTAATTTTTTTGGTCAAAATGTTTTTATTGCTAATGCTGGGGTGTTGTTAATTGTTGGTACTTTACAAGAAATGGGTATACCTGTTCTTAATGTCGATGTAGCTAAAGTATCATTTTATATAGCGTTTTCAGTTATTTTGTTAACTCCTCTTCAAACGATGATGGTCAAAAAATATTTACAAAGGAAAGACTAA
- a CDS encoding GIY-YIG nuclease family protein — protein sequence MQDYLYVFKSAIYILTNKDFKNRVKIGMTKRSIEDCIKKLNSTRVSQPF from the coding sequence ATGCAGGACTATTTGTATGTATTTAAGAGTGCTATTTATATTCTTACTAACAAAGATTTTAAAAATCGTGTTAAAATAGGAATGACAAAGCGTTCTATAGAAGATTGTATCAAAAAATTAAATTCTACTAGAGTATCTCAACCTTTTTAA
- a CDS encoding type I restriction enzyme HsdR N-terminal domain-containing protein — protein MKELELSLKTIARDLEAKKQYITSEAVTISALIDPLIKALDYDTTDPRQIHREYDADARMKKGEKVDIAILKDGKPIIFIECKKLGESLNNHVGQLNSYFVAVPELNYAILTNGSEYRFYKASKEKTNIMELNPFLVIDITKSLSTSQLQTLFTFNSTQFDPDKLNNTIDLLATETAIKKFMNSLLENSLTSDDEFTNLIIKETPFKHKRGESRNKFSVLASKYIKQWLDEIVRDRINEMAKKQIEEESKENIIQESNIVTTEEEMEAYYIIKSICTEKVVSSKINYQDYQGFFSVYYDGKKTKHICKLYLNDRKKEIEIIENKPISITSLDDLYTLKDQLFTKLESLQS, from the coding sequence ATGAAAGAATTAGAATTATCTTTAAAAACAATAGCACGAGATTTGGAAGCGAAAAAACAGTATATTACTTCTGAGGCTGTTACTATATCTGCATTGATAGATCCTTTGATTAAAGCATTAGATTATGATACAACAGACCCTCGTCAAATTCATAGAGAGTACGATGCTGATGCTCGTATGAAAAAAGGTGAAAAGGTTGATATTGCTATTTTGAAAGATGGTAAACCTATTATTTTTATTGAATGTAAAAAATTAGGAGAATCCCTAAACAATCATGTTGGGCAGTTGAACTCTTATTTTGTAGCTGTTCCAGAATTGAATTATGCTATTTTAACAAATGGATCTGAGTATCGTTTTTATAAGGCGTCTAAAGAGAAAACAAATATTATGGAGTTAAACCCATTTTTAGTAATTGATATTACTAAGTCTCTTTCTACTTCTCAATTGCAAACCTTATTTACTTTTAATAGTACACAATTTGATCCAGACAAACTTAATAATACTATTGATTTATTAGCAACAGAAACAGCTATAAAAAAATTCATGAATAGTCTTTTAGAAAACTCTTTGACTTCAGATGATGAATTTACAAATTTAATAATTAAAGAGACTCCTTTTAAACATAAAAGAGGTGAATCAAGAAATAAATTTTCTGTATTAGCTAGTAAATATATTAAACAATGGCTTGATGAAATAGTAAGAGATCGTATTAACGAGATGGCCAAAAAACAAATTGAAGAAGAATCTAAAGAAAATATAATTCAAGAATCTAATATTGTTACAACGGAAGAAGAAATGGAAGCTTACTATATTATAAAAAGTATTTGTACAGAAAAAGTTGTATCAAGTAAAATTAACTATCAAGATTATCAAGGTTTTTTTAGTGTTTATTATGATGGTAAAAAAACAAAACATATTTGCAAATTATATCTAAATGATAGAAAAAAAGAAATTGAAATTATAGAGAATAAGCCTATATCCATTACAAGCTTAGATGATTTATATACTTTAAAAGATCAATTATTTACAAAACTAGAATCTTTACAATCATAA